Proteins found in one Sporosarcina sp. FSL K6-3457 genomic segment:
- a CDS encoding Ig-like domain-containing protein has product MKKIYSLILSIVLLFTLNLPITNAASDATPPVIEEVKILTPVVKPGGKVKIQIKVSDDVSGTKNVSFLFYSPNKNNHISAFLYINEYEELSNTYIFESEELSRYAEFGDWNLAMIKATDYAGNEKGMHSHIDIEFMKDLYFTVDSNAPDEDIDVNDGFTAWESKDNVDLNKEFTISFNADIDISTILEKNIYVKDQTGNSVPLLFIIDRDTNLQASSVTITPVGSYRPGSTYTLYVKDIISRSGKVLNENVKMKFSTIK; this is encoded by the coding sequence TTGAAGAAAATTTACAGTTTAATTTTGTCCATCGTATTATTGTTCACTTTGAATTTACCAATCACTAACGCTGCAAGTGATGCTACTCCCCCCGTTATTGAAGAAGTGAAGATTTTAACTCCAGTTGTTAAGCCTGGTGGTAAAGTGAAGATCCAGATTAAAGTTTCTGATGATGTCTCTGGCACGAAAAACGTCTCATTCTTATTTTATTCACCGAATAAAAACAATCACATTAGCGCATTTTTGTATATCAATGAATATGAAGAATTGTCGAATACCTATATTTTTGAAAGCGAAGAACTCAGTCGTTATGCTGAATTTGGAGATTGGAATTTAGCAATGATTAAAGCAACTGATTATGCAGGGAATGAAAAAGGCATGCATAGTCATATTGACATTGAATTCATGAAGGACCTATACTTCACAGTCGATTCAAACGCTCCCGACGAAGATATAGACGTCAATGATGGTTTTACGGCATGGGAATCTAAAGATAACGTAGACTTAAATAAAGAGTTTACAATATCATTTAATGCCGATATTGATATATCAACGATTCTTGAGAAAAACATATACGTTAAAGATCAGACTGGCAACAGCGTACCCTTGTTGTTTATTATCGATAGAGATACAAATTTACAAGCAAGCAGTGTTACAATTACACCCGTGGGTTCGTATAGGCCAGGTAGCACCTACACTTTATATGTAAAAGACATCATATCTAGGTCTGGTAAAGTTTTGAATGAGAATGTAAAAATGAAATTTTCTACGATAAAATGA
- a CDS encoding peptidoglycan recognition protein family protein gives MAYTIVNSYIPTSLHPLKAPYTMVPEYITIHNTYNDATAANEIAYMTRNTTVVGYHVAIDDKQAIQAIPFNRNAFHAGDGGKGNGNRKSIGIEICYSKSGGPKYIAAEENTVEYVAHVLKQYGWGIDRVKWHRDWSGKKCPHRIIDEGRTQSVKDRIAERLAELSNPLQQIAEDEREVDEMAEQLPQTQKDDMRALLKRAHNEKVFSVDHTSKVDTMTRGQATDLLISYVARTK, from the coding sequence ATGGCTTATACCATCGTTAATAGCTATATCCCGACGTCACTTCATCCATTGAAAGCACCATATACAATGGTTCCGGAATATATCACCATCCACAATACGTATAACGACGCTACAGCTGCTAACGAGATTGCTTATATGACGCGAAACACGACAGTGGTTGGCTATCATGTAGCAATCGACGACAAACAAGCTATCCAAGCTATTCCTTTCAATCGAAATGCCTTTCACGCAGGAGATGGCGGTAAGGGGAATGGAAACCGGAAATCTATAGGTATCGAAATCTGCTATTCGAAGTCCGGCGGTCCGAAGTACATTGCTGCAGAAGAAAATACAGTTGAGTATGTAGCTCATGTGCTCAAGCAATACGGATGGGGAATAGACCGCGTGAAATGGCATAGGGATTGGTCAGGTAAGAAATGTCCTCATCGAATTATTGACGAAGGGCGAACTCAATCAGTTAAGGATAGGATAGCCGAACGTCTTGCTGAATTAAGCAACCCTCTACAGCAGATTGCGGAGGATGAAAGGGAGGTTGACGAAATGGCGGAACAATTACCACAAACTCAAAAAGATGATATGCGAGCATTGCTAAAGCGTGCACATAATGAGAAAGTGTTTAGTGTCGACCACACATCTAAGGTTGATACCATGACCCGTGGACAAGCCACCGACTTACTGATTAGTTATGTAGCACGTACAAAGTAA
- a CDS encoding holin: MTNVLIFATILAPIILAMVELIKRSATIKKNRIPLIAFAVGIFIGFAASPFTDLDLVLRLWAGGLAGLSATGLFELGNKYEGSTKDMK; this comes from the coding sequence ATGACAAATGTATTAATTTTCGCGACAATCTTAGCGCCAATCATTTTAGCGATGGTAGAACTTATTAAACGGTCTGCCACAATTAAAAAGAATCGCATTCCACTCATCGCATTCGCGGTGGGTATTTTTATTGGCTTTGCGGCGTCACCGTTTACGGATTTGGATTTGGTATTGAGGCTGTGGGCAGGTGGCTTGGCGGGGTTATCGGCTACTGGGTTATTTGAACTTGGCAATAAATATGAGGGTAGCACAAAGGACATGAAGTGA
- a CDS encoding BppU family phage baseplate upper protein produces the protein MRQYNIVSDLVLVRSIEPVVYKQYDNGDTLEVELYQDNEKINLTNEVVLAFFELEDNTVIQKTCVIKSGNAIATLDNNILSLGGKVKVEFTIVTSGKQTTTRTLLITVETSIDRNEAVETVPQWDIISQLLKDGPGIIDGVRNLESVGDYSPTVKYKKNNIVRFNGSGFIARKDAQGISPTDTNTWTKLVDKGDTGARGPQGEQGIQGVKGDTGERGLQGLKGDQGIQGEQGLQGITGEQGEQGIQGVKGDKGDTGEQGIQGLQGDQGVQGDIGPKGEQGDKGDTGAGLSLRGTLPSVDNLPSVGELGDGYIIGLNLFVWEGNAWFDAGPFRGPKGDKGEQGIQGEKGEQGIEGPEGPRGEKGEPGKDGDDADVSLFATKVELQSMDTIINSHIDDSARHVTAAERTAWNGKAPTASPAFTGTPTAPTPAATDNSTKLATTAYVRNNVGTLSGLVTSAKSNIVAAVNELFTNVSNGKGLIATAITDKGSTASGSDAFQVLADAIGLISSSSLTAKGSVSIVQTNVLRRSITVNGLAFKPSVFVFKLQATSGSNFGFYSGENTLENATVCVYGGSNAYAYSVDDNSVTIEFNSSASVSSTSVIWFAVE, from the coding sequence ATGAGGCAATATAACATAGTATCCGACTTAGTATTAGTTAGATCAATAGAGCCTGTCGTATACAAGCAATATGACAATGGCGATACGCTTGAGGTTGAGTTGTACCAAGACAACGAAAAGATAAATTTAACAAATGAAGTCGTCCTAGCGTTTTTTGAATTAGAAGATAACACCGTCATCCAAAAGACGTGCGTTATTAAAAGTGGGAACGCCATCGCGACTTTAGATAACAATATCTTAAGTCTTGGCGGTAAGGTGAAGGTTGAATTTACAATCGTTACAAGTGGAAAACAGACAACCACAAGAACCCTTTTAATCACCGTCGAAACAAGCATTGACAGGAATGAAGCTGTTGAAACCGTGCCTCAATGGGATATCATTAGTCAATTGTTAAAGGACGGCCCTGGCATAATTGATGGTGTGCGCAATCTGGAATCCGTGGGGGATTACTCGCCAACCGTGAAATATAAAAAGAATAATATCGTCCGCTTCAATGGATCAGGTTTCATTGCTCGAAAGGACGCCCAAGGAATATCCCCTACTGATACAAATACTTGGACCAAACTTGTTGACAAGGGTGATACAGGGGCGCGGGGTCCACAAGGTGAGCAGGGTATCCAAGGTGTAAAAGGCGATACAGGAGAGCGAGGGTTACAAGGTCTGAAGGGGGACCAAGGAATCCAAGGTGAGCAAGGTTTACAAGGGATAACCGGTGAACAAGGTGAGCAGGGTATCCAAGGCGTAAAAGGGGATAAAGGAGATACTGGGGAACAGGGTATTCAAGGTTTGCAGGGCGACCAAGGGGTGCAGGGAGATATTGGTCCAAAAGGAGAGCAGGGTGATAAAGGGGATACCGGTGCTGGCTTAAGCCTTCGCGGAACATTGCCCTCGGTTGATAATTTACCTTCAGTAGGAGAGCTGGGTGATGGTTATATCATCGGACTAAACTTGTTTGTCTGGGAAGGAAATGCGTGGTTTGACGCTGGACCATTCAGGGGTCCTAAAGGCGATAAAGGAGAGCAAGGGATTCAAGGTGAGAAGGGCGAACAAGGTATCGAGGGGCCAGAAGGTCCGCGCGGCGAAAAGGGTGAACCAGGGAAAGACGGAGATGATGCCGACGTATCTCTTTTTGCTACAAAGGTCGAATTGCAGAGCATGGATACAATAATTAACAGCCACATTGATGATAGCGCGCGGCACGTCACGGCGGCGGAGCGAACAGCATGGAATGGTAAAGCACCAACAGCCAGTCCCGCTTTTACGGGCACGCCAACCGCACCGACACCTGCGGCAACAGACAACAGCACTAAACTTGCAACAACGGCATATGTGCGTAACAACGTCGGTACTTTGAGCGGGCTGGTGACGTCGGCTAAATCGAATATTGTAGCTGCAGTAAACGAACTTTTTACAAATGTCAGTAATGGTAAAGGATTAATAGCTACCGCAATTACTGACAAGGGTAGTACAGCAAGCGGTAGCGATGCGTTTCAGGTGTTGGCGGATGCGATTGGGCTAATTAGTAGCTCGTCACTGACTGCCAAAGGTAGTGTGAGTATAGTACAGACTAACGTTCTTCGAAGGTCGATAACCGTCAACGGTCTTGCTTTTAAACCATCCGTTTTTGTTTTTAAATTACAAGCTACCTCGGGCTCTAATTTCGGGTTTTACTCAGGAGAAAACACGCTAGAAAATGCAACAGTGTGCGTTTACGGCGGTAGTAATGCATACGCTTATAGCGTCGATGACAATAGCGTTACAATTGAATTTAATTCGAGTGCATCAGTATCAAGTACCTCAGTGATTTGGTTTGCGGTCGAATAG
- a CDS encoding DUF6711 family protein, with protein sequence MLEINNIPIPTPSGFQVGIMDLSNAERNAQGDMLIDRIATKRKIELKWNHLSPHELSTVLQVINNVYFFVKYPDPLTGQFETKTFYVGDRTTPMYSFVDGTPVWKDISFNFIEK encoded by the coding sequence ATGTTGGAAATTAACAATATCCCGATTCCAACCCCTTCCGGTTTTCAAGTTGGAATTATGGATTTAAGTAATGCCGAACGAAACGCCCAGGGAGATATGTTGATTGATCGGATTGCTACTAAACGAAAAATTGAGTTGAAATGGAATCACTTATCGCCTCATGAATTGTCTACGGTTTTGCAAGTTATTAATAACGTCTATTTCTTTGTGAAGTATCCGGATCCATTGACAGGGCAATTTGAGACTAAGACATTTTACGTAGGTGACAGAACAACCCCAATGTATTCGTTTGTTGACGGAACTCCAGTGTGGAAAGATATTTCGTTCAACTTCATTGAAAAGTAG
- a CDS encoding DUF6096 family protein, with translation MKYTTLNFGGEEFKLRITAAATVDLEKKLGGRNPLDILTAIESGNLPSISSVLLILHAAVQKFHHGFKFDDIANLYDLYIDDGNAYTDLLPALIEVFKVSGFFPSKA, from the coding sequence ATGAAATACACAACACTAAATTTTGGTGGAGAAGAATTCAAACTACGCATTACCGCTGCGGCAACCGTGGACTTAGAAAAGAAATTGGGTGGTCGGAATCCTCTGGATATCCTAACAGCAATTGAAAGCGGAAATCTACCATCTATCAGTAGCGTGTTACTTATTCTTCATGCAGCTGTACAGAAATTCCATCACGGTTTCAAATTCGATGATATTGCCAATTTATATGATTTGTACATTGACGATGGCAATGCTTATACGGATCTCCTGCCTGCTTTAATCGAGGTCTTTAAAGTGTCGGGTTTTTTCCCGAGCAAGGCGTAA
- a CDS encoding phage tail tube protein — protein MAGLLSKDTTLSYKASGSTYTELEHLMEVPEMGGDPEKVEVTTLASSVKQYIPGIKDLGDLTFKFLYDNETADSNYRILQGLQDAGEVVEFKVEYPDGTGHEFSAFVNVKMDAAAVNAAMTFTAGMSLQSDIDVVHPTP, from the coding sequence ATGGCAGGACTATTATCAAAAGACACAACGCTAAGCTATAAAGCTAGCGGTTCAACATACACGGAGCTTGAACACCTTATGGAAGTACCTGAAATGGGTGGAGATCCAGAGAAGGTAGAAGTAACCACGCTAGCAAGTTCAGTTAAACAATATATTCCAGGAATTAAAGATTTGGGTGACCTTACATTTAAGTTTCTGTATGATAACGAAACGGCGGACAGTAACTACCGTATTTTGCAAGGGTTGCAGGATGCCGGGGAAGTGGTTGAGTTTAAAGTGGAATACCCAGATGGTACAGGGCACGAGTTCTCGGCCTTCGTTAATGTGAAGATGGATGCGGCGGCAGTTAATGCGGCAATGACATTCACGGCTGGCATGTCCTTACAAAGTGACATTGATGTGGTTCACCCTACGCCTTAA
- a CDS encoding HK97-gp10 family putative phage morphogenesis protein produces the protein MSQIKGLDSLMKKLDNLGGNSHKSLKVGIRKANKMVQGEAKLLAPVGDSGLLRNSIEEKTEEKNGVITGKVSTNLYYGPYVEFGTGQRGEGSPSPPKSPENLNYRQDWAGMEAQPFLYPALKNHKDRAVGIVKEQLKKDIQKMGGS, from the coding sequence GTGAGCCAAATCAAAGGGTTAGACAGTCTTATGAAGAAGCTGGATAATCTCGGCGGTAATAGCCACAAGTCATTAAAAGTCGGGATAAGGAAAGCGAATAAGATGGTCCAGGGTGAAGCGAAACTGCTTGCACCAGTTGGAGATAGCGGCTTATTGCGAAACAGTATTGAGGAGAAAACCGAAGAGAAAAACGGGGTTATCACCGGTAAGGTTTCCACTAACCTGTATTACGGCCCTTATGTGGAGTTCGGGACAGGTCAACGAGGCGAGGGTTCACCTTCTCCTCCTAAATCACCCGAGAATCTAAACTATCGTCAAGACTGGGCAGGGATGGAAGCTCAGCCTTTCCTTTATCCAGCGCTTAAGAATCACAAAGACAGAGCGGTGGGCATAGTGAAAGAACAGCTGAAAAAGGATATTCAGAAAATGGGTGGTTCATAA
- a CDS encoding phage head-tail connector protein, with translation MTPLVKLKLQLGIKDSEQDGLLQLSLDDIEADILTWTNRTKLPRSLESIQRQIAVIQYNKQGIEGQTSHSEGGISRSFEDLPQSIQNAINQKRLAKLVRYASPTA, from the coding sequence ATGACTCCACTTGTAAAGTTGAAATTGCAACTCGGAATTAAAGATAGCGAACAAGATGGTCTGCTCCAGCTGTCCCTAGATGACATAGAAGCAGACATTCTGACGTGGACGAATCGCACCAAGCTTCCACGGTCGCTAGAATCAATTCAGCGACAAATAGCCGTCATCCAATACAACAAGCAAGGTATTGAAGGGCAGACCTCTCATTCAGAGGGTGGTATCAGCCGTTCCTTCGAGGATTTACCTCAATCCATTCAGAATGCGATCAACCAAAAACGGTTAGCAAAGTTGGTGCGCTATGCGTCTCCTACAGCGTGA
- a CDS encoding major capsid protein, producing MTTRIADVIQPEIFTPYTIQETMKKSELVQSGIIVNDPEFDALAGGANTLINMPFWNDLEDIESQVMKDSGDMTVNKITSDQDMARKQARTQAWGVNGLSALLSGADPAGAIAGRVGAYWARDMQANLLSTLEGVFKGTTMADKIHDVTAKVGDAGTINARTFVDATQLMGDAKNLLTGVMMHSAVESELVKQDLIEYVPQSEQGKPIGYFLGKRVIVDDSMPFVTATGVSEVYIFGQGAIALGNGTHPNIVETEVARNALAFSGEETLINRKVFVLHPRGVAWQEGGVANQFPTNAELKAGARWKRVYEPKAVRIVKFKFNTIEQTAGG from the coding sequence ATGACAACACGTATTGCTGATGTAATTCAACCGGAAATTTTCACGCCTTATACGATTCAGGAAACAATGAAAAAATCAGAGTTAGTTCAAAGTGGAATTATCGTCAATGATCCCGAATTCGACGCATTAGCAGGAGGTGCGAATACGCTCATTAACATGCCGTTCTGGAATGACCTAGAAGATATTGAGTCTCAAGTCATGAAAGACTCTGGCGATATGACTGTTAACAAAATTACGAGCGATCAAGATATGGCACGTAAACAAGCACGTACGCAAGCATGGGGAGTTAACGGACTATCAGCGCTACTGAGTGGTGCCGACCCAGCAGGTGCGATTGCTGGTCGTGTAGGGGCTTATTGGGCTAGAGACATGCAAGCAAACTTACTTTCTACCCTCGAAGGTGTCTTCAAAGGAACGACGATGGCGGATAAAATTCATGACGTTACCGCTAAAGTTGGAGACGCAGGCACGATTAATGCACGTACATTTGTGGACGCAACTCAACTGATGGGCGATGCAAAAAATCTATTAACAGGTGTCATGATGCATTCGGCGGTCGAGTCCGAACTTGTTAAGCAAGACTTGATTGAGTATGTTCCACAGTCGGAGCAAGGTAAACCTATCGGCTACTTCCTTGGCAAACGTGTGATTGTGGACGATTCTATGCCATTTGTGACAGCAACAGGAGTTTCAGAGGTATATATCTTCGGGCAGGGAGCTATCGCATTAGGCAATGGTACACATCCCAATATTGTTGAGACGGAAGTCGCACGCAATGCGCTTGCTTTTTCGGGCGAAGAAACGCTTATCAATCGTAAAGTATTCGTGCTGCATCCTCGTGGGGTTGCATGGCAAGAGGGCGGTGTTGCGAACCAATTCCCGACAAATGCAGAATTGAAAGCAGGAGCTCGGTGGAAACGAGTTTATGAGCCGAAAGCTGTACGCATTGTTAAATTTAAATTCAATACGATTGAGCAAACAGCAGGAGGTTAA
- a CDS encoding DUF4355 domain-containing protein, whose product MKFIMLLIFFVKSLFVPHKPVQSIVKRPELPLRLNIQFFADDGAEGADDKDKDDKGDDKKDDEEKKDEAEFTKEQQAKIDALIAKTVARERANRDKAIEDARTEAEKLAKMNADQKAEYEQQQRESKILEREADITRRELRATALETLAEKGLPKTLAEILVFTDAASTNASLDAVEKAFRESVEAGVNERLRGGNPPGGGGQGGSGSQKNPFKPGPDFNLTEQGRLFKENPELYKQLKAQA is encoded by the coding sequence ATGAAATTTATTATGCTATTAATCTTTTTTGTCAAATCGTTGTTCGTCCCACATAAACCTGTCCAGTCAATCGTTAAACGTCCAGAGCTTCCTTTACGACTAAATATCCAGTTCTTCGCTGATGACGGTGCTGAGGGTGCAGATGACAAGGATAAGGATGATAAAGGCGACGACAAAAAAGATGATGAAGAAAAGAAAGATGAAGCCGAATTCACCAAAGAACAACAGGCGAAGATTGACGCTTTAATTGCCAAGACAGTGGCTAGAGAACGCGCTAACCGTGACAAAGCTATTGAAGATGCAAGGACGGAGGCTGAGAAGCTTGCCAAGATGAACGCAGACCAGAAAGCCGAGTACGAACAACAACAGCGCGAGTCCAAGATTCTAGAACGCGAGGCAGACATTACACGCCGCGAACTTAGAGCCACGGCACTGGAAACACTTGCTGAAAAAGGTCTACCGAAAACGCTTGCTGAGATTCTGGTATTCACTGATGCTGCATCGACTAATGCAAGCCTTGACGCTGTTGAAAAAGCTTTCAGAGAATCCGTTGAAGCAGGTGTCAATGAACGACTACGCGGAGGTAATCCTCCAGGTGGTGGTGGACAAGGTGGCTCAGGAAGTCAAAAGAACCCGTTCAAGCCAGGTCCAGATTTTAACTTGACCGAACAAGGAAGACTCTTCAAAGAAAACCCAGAACTATATAAACAATTAAAGGCGCAAGCCTAA